The following is a genomic window from Globicephala melas unplaced genomic scaffold, mGloMel1.2 SCAFFOLD_84, whole genome shotgun sequence.
GACAGCGTCCGGCAGCGCGGCTGAGCCCCGCCCCCATGCGGGGGCACGCTTCCTGATGCAGTCCGCGCGCGCTGCAAGGCGCCGGCGCCGCGGCCTGGCGTCGCTTTGTGACGAGCTTCCGGTGGTCCCGCCCCTTCCAGCAGCGTCAGCAGATCCCAGTGGTTGCGCTGGCGTGCGATGTCCCCGGGCGCTAGCCCGGCTTGGTCCCGCAGCCCTCGGGCGGCTCCCAGCCCCAGCAGCAGCTGGGCTACCTCCATGGCTCCTTCTCGGGCCGCCAGGAACAGCGGCGTCTGCTCCTGCCCGGGAGGAAACAGCCAGCGGGGGCGGTCAGGGAAGGCCGCGCCCACAGGACTGGCCCTCCTATTTGACTGGTGGTCCCTCCCCCTTCAGGTTTTTCGGAGTTCCGGCGCTTTGCACCTCTCCCGCGTCAGCTTAATTGTTGGGGGCCCGCTACCCGGTCTAACCCTGCCGTCCAGTGCGTCTTTATCGGCTCCGGCCTGGAGAAGGGAGCGGGCGGCCCGGGCGTTGTTCACGGCGGCGGCCCAGTGCAGCGCGGTTTTTCCTAGGGCACCACGTGAGAGGTTGTTACCCCGAGGCTGGGGGCCCGACGCCTGGGTTCCTGTTTCCCACGGATTCTGGACTTGGGGGAAGGGCTATTCAGCCCGCCGGGTCCCTCAAAGGCGGAAGCGTTGCCCGGGTGACCGCCGGCTTGCAGGAAGCGTTGCCCCAGTGACGTCACCGGCGCGCGGGAGGGACA
Proteins encoded in this region:
- the LOC132595073 gene encoding neurogenic locus notch homolog protein 4-like, with amino-acid sequence MLAARLAVEDLVEELIAAQADVGARDKWGKTALHWAAAVNNARAARSLLQAGADKDALDGREQTPLFLAAREGAMEVAQLLLGLGAARGLRDQAGLAPGDIARQRNHWDLLTLLEGAGPPEARHKATPGRGAGALQRARTASGSVPPHGGGAQPR